Proteins from one Mugil cephalus isolate CIBA_MC_2020 chromosome 15, CIBA_Mcephalus_1.1, whole genome shotgun sequence genomic window:
- the gjb1a gene encoding connexin 27.5 isoform X1, producing the protein MPLTPPAEPDPEPKMNWASFYAVISGVNRHSTGIGRIWLSVLFIFRILVLVVAAESVWGDEKSGFTCNTQQPGCNSVCYDHFFPISHIRLWALQLILVSTPALLVAMHVAHRRHVDKRLYKLSGKTNPKDLEQIKTQKMKITGALWWTYVISLLFRVIFEVIFMYLFYMIYPGYKMIRLVKCDSYPCPNTVDCFVSRPTEKTVFTVFMLAVSGVCILLNIAEVIFLVGKACSKHLHNAGDSAMGAWIQQKLCLY; encoded by the exons ATGCCTCTTACGCCTCCAGCTGAGCCCG ACCCGGAACCGAAGATGAACTGGGCATCATTTTATGCTGTCATCAGCGGTGTGAACAGACACTCCACTGGCATCGGTCGTATCTGGCTCTCTGTCCTGTTCATATTCCGCATCCTGGTCCTAGTGGTCGCAGCCGAGAGCGTGTGGGGCGACGAGAAGTCCGGCTTCACCTGCAACACCCAGCAACCGGGCTGCAACAGCGTCTGCTATGACCACTTCTTCCCCATCTCCCACATCCGCCTCTGGGCGCTACAGCTCATCCTCGTCTCCACTCCCGCCCTGCTCGTAGCCATGCACGTGGCCCACCGCCGCCACGTTGACAAGAGGCTCTACAAACTGTCAGGGAAGACCAATCCCAAAGACCTGGAGCAGATAAAGACCCAGAAGATGAAAATCACAGGGGCCCTGTGGTGGACGTACGTCATCAGCCTCTTGTTCCGCGTTATCTTTGAAGTCAtcttcatgtatttgttttatatgaTCTACCCTGGTTACAAGATGATCAGGCTGGTGAAGTGTGACTCGTACCCCTGTCCCAACACGGTGGACTGCTTTGTGTCGAGGCCCACAGAGAAGACTGTCTTCACTGTGTTCATGCTGGCCGTGTCCGGGGTTTGTATTCTGCTCAACATTGCAGAGGTGATCTTCTTGGTGGGGAAGGCCTGCAGCAAGCATTTGCACAATGCTGGAGACTCGGCTATGGGTGCTTGGATCCAACAAAAGCTTTGCTTATActaa
- the gjb1a gene encoding connexin 27.5 isoform X2 has product MNWASFYAVISGVNRHSTGIGRIWLSVLFIFRILVLVVAAESVWGDEKSGFTCNTQQPGCNSVCYDHFFPISHIRLWALQLILVSTPALLVAMHVAHRRHVDKRLYKLSGKTNPKDLEQIKTQKMKITGALWWTYVISLLFRVIFEVIFMYLFYMIYPGYKMIRLVKCDSYPCPNTVDCFVSRPTEKTVFTVFMLAVSGVCILLNIAEVIFLVGKACSKHLHNAGDSAMGAWIQQKLCLY; this is encoded by the coding sequence ATGAACTGGGCATCATTTTATGCTGTCATCAGCGGTGTGAACAGACACTCCACTGGCATCGGTCGTATCTGGCTCTCTGTCCTGTTCATATTCCGCATCCTGGTCCTAGTGGTCGCAGCCGAGAGCGTGTGGGGCGACGAGAAGTCCGGCTTCACCTGCAACACCCAGCAACCGGGCTGCAACAGCGTCTGCTATGACCACTTCTTCCCCATCTCCCACATCCGCCTCTGGGCGCTACAGCTCATCCTCGTCTCCACTCCCGCCCTGCTCGTAGCCATGCACGTGGCCCACCGCCGCCACGTTGACAAGAGGCTCTACAAACTGTCAGGGAAGACCAATCCCAAAGACCTGGAGCAGATAAAGACCCAGAAGATGAAAATCACAGGGGCCCTGTGGTGGACGTACGTCATCAGCCTCTTGTTCCGCGTTATCTTTGAAGTCAtcttcatgtatttgttttatatgaTCTACCCTGGTTACAAGATGATCAGGCTGGTGAAGTGTGACTCGTACCCCTGTCCCAACACGGTGGACTGCTTTGTGTCGAGGCCCACAGAGAAGACTGTCTTCACTGTGTTCATGCTGGCCGTGTCCGGGGTTTGTATTCTGCTCAACATTGCAGAGGTGATCTTCTTGGTGGGGAAGGCCTGCAGCAAGCATTTGCACAATGCTGGAGACTCGGCTATGGGTGCTTGGATCCAACAAAAGCTTTGCTTATActaa